A section of the Candidatus Nitrosotenuis cloacae genome encodes:
- a CDS encoding isopentenyl phosphate kinase, which produces MILIKLGGSIITNKERPLSPRVSTINKITSQLKKIREPYVIVHGGGSFGHYWSVKYDMHTKPARYDTRGVAIVKNSMIQLDKIILDSLVRNRVSPYSLPPTDFMSGNRPIPAKVREIKKIAESGLVPVTFGDALWYGAKKSYILSGDRIMSILAKVLRPRLSIFVLNVDGLYSDFKSKKLIYDMRGSSFSTQDVAMDVTGGMRRKVEEATRISRMGLKVFFVNGNKPQRITDAIQKNKFEGTLFRGS; this is translated from the coding sequence ATGATACTAATCAAGCTCGGAGGATCCATCATCACCAACAAGGAAAGGCCGCTGTCTCCGAGGGTTTCAACCATAAACAAGATAACGTCGCAGCTCAAAAAGATCCGCGAGCCATACGTCATAGTTCACGGGGGCGGCTCGTTTGGACACTATTGGTCCGTCAAGTACGACATGCACACAAAGCCGGCAAGGTACGACACTCGCGGAGTCGCAATCGTGAAAAACTCGATGATACAACTGGACAAGATAATCCTGGACTCGCTTGTAAGGAACAGAGTTAGCCCGTACAGTCTGCCGCCGACCGACTTTATGTCAGGGAACAGGCCGATTCCGGCAAAGGTGCGCGAGATAAAAAAGATAGCAGAGTCCGGACTAGTACCTGTCACGTTCGGGGACGCGTTGTGGTACGGGGCAAAAAAGTCGTACATACTGTCAGGGGACAGGATAATGAGCATCCTGGCAAAGGTTCTGCGTCCAAGACTATCCATCTTCGTGCTAAACGTGGACGGCCTGTATTCAGATTTCAAGTCAAAGAAACTCATTTACGACATGAGAGGAAGTTCGTTTTCCACGCAGGACGTGGCAATGGACGTGACAGGCGGCATGAGGCGCAAGGTGGAGGAGGCTACTAGGATCTCAAGGATGGGCCTGAAGGTATTTTTTGTCAACGGCAACAAGCCGCAGAGGATCACGGACGCAATACAAAAGAACAAGTTTGAGGGCACATTATTCCGGGGTAGTTAG
- the idi gene encoding isopentenyl-diphosphate Delta-isomerase, translating into MEEYLILVDSNDNPVGTEEKVKCHLPNGKLHRAFTVLLFNKEGKLLLTRRSPSKMLWPGDWDGTVASHPRKTETYVSSAERRLPEEIGAFCKLDYLFKFEYHVPYKDVGSENEVCGTLIGIVDDRFSMKLVPDEISETRWVDSDELFSDIERNPASYCPWMIVALHLLPESDKAMLEKHKQTAAKWIRPEFKNKLEKSLQFHFPTNDWRIVN; encoded by the coding sequence ATGGAAGAATATCTCATTTTGGTTGACAGCAATGACAACCCGGTAGGGACGGAGGAGAAGGTAAAGTGCCACCTGCCAAACGGCAAGCTGCATCGCGCGTTTACGGTTTTACTTTTCAACAAGGAGGGGAAGCTCCTGCTCACAAGAAGGAGCCCAAGCAAGATGTTGTGGCCCGGGGACTGGGACGGAACGGTTGCAAGCCACCCAAGGAAGACAGAGACGTACGTCTCATCTGCGGAGAGGAGGTTGCCTGAGGAGATTGGAGCGTTCTGCAAATTGGACTATCTCTTCAAGTTCGAGTACCACGTGCCGTACAAGGACGTGGGATCGGAAAACGAGGTGTGTGGCACGTTGATTGGTATTGTGGATGATCGGTTCTCAATGAAGCTCGTCCCAGACGAGATAAGCGAGACTAGGTGGGTGGACAGCGACGAGCTGTTCTCCGACATTGAGAGGAACCCGGCGTCGTACTGCCCGTGGATGATAGTTGCGCTGCACCTGCTCCCCGAGTCGGACAAGGCGATGCTCGAAAAGCACAAGCAGACTGCGGCAAAGTGGATCAGACCCGAGTTCAAGAACAAGCTGGAAAAATCGCTGCAGTTCCACTTTCCCACAAACGACTGGAGAATTGTAAATTGA
- a CDS encoding DNA-directed RNA polymerase subunit N, whose product MLIPVRCFTCGNLIADKHEDYQNRVKAGEEPGKVLDSLGIKRYCCRRMMLTTVETMQQIIPFYEAIQRRYLEVQSELE is encoded by the coding sequence GTGTTAATTCCAGTAAGATGTTTTACTTGTGGAAATCTAATTGCAGACAAACACGAAGATTATCAGAACAGGGTGAAGGCAGGCGAGGAACCAGGCAAGGTATTGGACTCGCTTGGCATCAAAAGATACTGTTGCAGAAGGATGATGCTCACTACGGTCGAGACGATGCAGCAGATAATTCCGTTCTACGAAGCAATCCAGAGACGCTACTTAGAAGTACAATCTGAGCTAGAGTAA
- the eno gene encoding phosphopyruvate hydratase, which yields MPKISSVRGRILYNSRGAKTIEVDVISDKEHMGRACAPSGASVGKYEAQSFADNKAEKSLQVLQKNIKRFIGLESDDLKSIQGVIREIDDTSNYSKIGGAVAYAVTIASMDSAARACGEPMFKIISQTRNPRFPFPLGNILGGGAHAGPGTPDIQEILICSVGAKSVREAIETNFAVHKELGRVLQEKDPRFTKGRGDEGGWAPQMDNEEALEVSARACESLGYTLGKEVALGVDFASSTQWDEKKKKYVYDRAGFENTPDEQVDFAAGIIKKYKLIYAEDAVHEEAFADMARLAKKFPRVLITGDDLTVTNPKILKKAVSKKSCSGVILKVNQAGSLYDALEFARIATQNKIGIITSHRSGESVDHQISHIGIATGSKMLKVGVLGGERIAKLNELVRLSEDHVKSMASL from the coding sequence TTGCCAAAGATCTCATCGGTTAGAGGCAGAATCCTATACAACAGTCGCGGAGCAAAGACCATCGAGGTCGACGTCATATCGGACAAGGAGCACATGGGACGCGCTTGCGCCCCGTCAGGTGCCAGCGTTGGCAAGTACGAGGCGCAGAGCTTTGCGGACAACAAGGCAGAAAAAAGCCTGCAGGTGCTCCAGAAGAACATCAAAAGGTTCATCGGCCTAGAGTCCGACGACCTAAAATCAATCCAGGGTGTCATCAGGGAGATAGATGACACGTCAAACTATTCCAAGATAGGCGGAGCAGTCGCCTACGCAGTCACAATCGCATCGATGGACTCTGCCGCAAGGGCGTGCGGCGAGCCGATGTTTAAGATAATATCGCAGACTAGGAACCCAAGGTTCCCGTTCCCACTTGGCAACATACTGGGAGGAGGAGCGCACGCAGGCCCCGGCACACCTGACATCCAGGAGATACTCATCTGCTCGGTTGGTGCAAAGTCGGTAAGGGAGGCAATAGAGACAAACTTTGCAGTACACAAGGAGCTTGGGCGAGTGCTGCAGGAAAAGGATCCGCGCTTTACAAAGGGCCGTGGGGACGAGGGAGGATGGGCCCCGCAGATGGACAACGAGGAGGCACTCGAGGTATCCGCAAGGGCGTGCGAAAGTTTGGGTTACACGTTGGGAAAGGAGGTGGCACTTGGAGTGGACTTTGCGTCGTCGACGCAGTGGGACGAGAAGAAGAAAAAGTACGTCTACGACCGGGCCGGCTTTGAGAACACGCCGGACGAGCAGGTGGACTTTGCGGCAGGAATCATCAAAAAGTACAAGCTCATCTATGCGGAGGACGCAGTGCACGAGGAGGCATTTGCGGACATGGCAAGACTTGCAAAAAAGTTCCCAAGGGTGCTCATAACAGGCGACGACCTCACCGTGACAAACCCAAAGATACTCAAAAAGGCGGTCTCAAAAAAGTCGTGCAGCGGCGTGATACTGAAGGTCAACCAGGCAGGCAGCCTTTATGACGCACTAGAGTTTGCCAGGATTGCCACGCAGAACAAAATTGGAATCATCACGTCGCACAGGTCAGGCGAGTCCGTGGACCACCAGATCTCCCACATCGGAATTGCCACCGGCTCCAAGATGCTCAAGGTGGGCGTACTTGGCGGAGAGAGAATTGCAAAGCTGAACGAGCTTGTCAGGCTCTCAGAGGATCACGTCAAATCGATGGCGTCGCTCTAG
- the rpsB gene encoding 30S ribosomal protein S2 codes for MSQQAESQDIKKKILSTGIRVGTTVKTTFMQPFITKASPEGLYMIDLDKTLARISTAAKFVNRIEFEKVLVCSGREYATTPVERFCEITGAKKMLGRFMPGTLTNPSLPYYTEPKMVIITDPQVDSQAIIEATNAGIPVIGISNTDNVTSKIDLVIPANNRGRKSLATVFWLLARDILIQKGQMTENDPMKYEIDDFETKITDEELE; via the coding sequence ATGAGTCAGCAAGCAGAAAGTCAAGACATCAAAAAGAAGATCCTCTCCACTGGAATCAGGGTCGGAACCACTGTAAAGACGACCTTCATGCAGCCTTTCATCACAAAGGCAAGCCCGGAGGGACTGTACATGATAGACCTTGACAAGACGCTTGCAAGAATCAGCACGGCTGCAAAATTTGTAAACAGGATCGAGTTCGAAAAGGTTCTCGTGTGCTCCGGAAGGGAATATGCCACGACCCCAGTAGAGAGATTCTGCGAGATAACAGGTGCAAAAAAGATGCTCGGCCGCTTCATGCCAGGCACTCTTACCAATCCTTCGCTTCCATACTATACAGAACCAAAGATGGTGATAATCACAGACCCGCAGGTTGACTCGCAGGCAATCATCGAGGCAACAAACGCAGGAATTCCAGTAATCGGAATCTCAAACACGGACAACGTGACATCCAAGATAGACTTGGTGATTCCGGCAAACAACAGGGGAAGAAAGTCCCTTGCGACAGTGTTCTGGCTTTTGGCCCGCGACATACTCATCCAGAAGGGCCAGATGACTGAGAACGACCCGATGAAGTACGAAATCGACGATTTCGAGACAAAGATCACCGACGAGGAACTAGAGTAG
- the gltX gene encoding glutamate--tRNA ligase — MDASIADKIRRLALQNSLEHGKTQDKIVLAKILGQEPHLRTQVKDVMPTISEIVGMVNQMTPEQVRAEIAEKYPDIMAEKPQKHEEREGLPPLEGAEHGKVITRFPPEPNGYPHIGHAKAAIIDEEYARMYGGKLILRFDDTNPEAERLEYYAAIKVGLDWLEVKYDIVKNTSDDMELLYAKGREMLDGNFAYICTCKQESISSDRREMRACKCSFGSQEQNNERWERMFSKYKQGEAIMRFRGDMKSDNTVMRDPVMFRIIDTKHPLLGDKYRVYPSYDFAVAIEDSIDGVTHAFRTKEYELRNELYYSILDRLKMRKPKVIEFSRLGFEGMPVSKRILRPLIEEGKVGGYDDPRLPTLEALRRRGIRQDAIRKFVLSLGFTKADTLAPFETLESFNRKIVDGESVRLHMVKNPEAFRITGIPSKTITMHNHPTKDMGSRTVELGEEFLVEQEDLQNFKVGGEVRFMGLGNVEITRTGEAAEGRYTGDELKQSIPKVHWVAEHTAQRIKILVPSQLFFGDEFNERSLEELNVFTEPYYLELKEGKEIQFVRFGYCRKDSSLQAIYTHK; from the coding sequence ATGGATGCGTCCATAGCAGACAAGATACGCCGGCTAGCTCTGCAGAACTCCCTTGAGCACGGAAAGACGCAGGACAAGATAGTTCTGGCAAAGATTCTCGGGCAGGAGCCGCATCTTCGAACGCAGGTAAAGGACGTGATGCCGACGATTTCTGAGATTGTAGGAATGGTAAACCAGATGACTCCGGAACAGGTGAGAGCGGAGATTGCGGAAAAGTATCCAGACATCATGGCAGAAAAGCCGCAAAAGCACGAGGAGCGCGAGGGCCTGCCGCCACTTGAGGGGGCAGAGCACGGAAAGGTGATCACGAGGTTTCCGCCGGAGCCCAACGGGTACCCCCACATAGGGCACGCAAAGGCCGCAATCATCGACGAGGAGTACGCAAGGATGTACGGCGGCAAGCTGATACTGCGATTTGATGACACAAACCCGGAGGCAGAAAGGCTGGAGTATTATGCGGCAATCAAGGTCGGCCTCGACTGGCTTGAGGTAAAGTACGACATAGTAAAGAACACCTCAGACGACATGGAGCTGCTATATGCCAAGGGTAGGGAGATGCTGGACGGGAACTTTGCGTACATCTGCACGTGCAAGCAAGAGTCGATAAGCTCCGACAGGCGCGAGATGAGGGCGTGCAAGTGCAGCTTTGGCTCGCAGGAGCAAAATAACGAGAGATGGGAGAGGATGTTTTCAAAGTACAAGCAGGGCGAGGCCATAATGAGGTTCCGCGGCGACATGAAGTCGGACAACACCGTGATGCGCGATCCTGTGATGTTTAGGATAATAGACACAAAGCACCCGCTGCTTGGCGACAAGTACAGGGTGTACCCAAGCTACGACTTTGCAGTCGCAATAGAGGACAGCATTGACGGCGTGACGCATGCGTTTAGGACAAAAGAGTACGAGCTGAGAAACGAGCTGTATTATTCCATTTTGGACAGATTAAAGATGCGCAAGCCAAAGGTCATCGAGTTTTCGAGGCTTGGGTTTGAGGGGATGCCGGTATCAAAGAGGATACTGCGGCCGCTAATCGAGGAGGGAAAGGTTGGAGGGTACGACGACCCGAGGCTGCCGACACTTGAGGCGCTAAGAAGGCGCGGCATAAGGCAGGACGCAATACGCAAGTTCGTCCTGTCACTTGGATTCACAAAGGCAGACACGCTTGCTCCTTTTGAGACGCTAGAGTCGTTCAACAGGAAGATAGTCGACGGGGAGTCGGTCAGGCTGCACATGGTGAAAAACCCGGAGGCATTTAGGATCACAGGCATTCCATCAAAGACGATTACGATGCACAACCACCCTACAAAGGACATGGGCTCAAGGACGGTGGAGCTTGGCGAGGAGTTTTTGGTGGAGCAGGAGGACCTGCAGAATTTCAAGGTGGGAGGCGAGGTGCGGTTCATGGGGCTTGGAAATGTGGAGATTACAAGGACTGGCGAGGCTGCCGAGGGCAGGTACACAGGAGACGAGCTAAAGCAGAGCATCCCCAAGGTGCACTGGGTGGCAGAGCATACGGCGCAGCGCATAAAGATACTTGTCCCAAGCCAGCTGTTCTTTGGGGACGAGTTCAACGAGAGGAGTCTTGAGGAGCTTAACGTTTTTACAGAGCCGTACTATTTGGAGCTTAAAGAGGGAAAAGAGATTCAGTTTGTCAGATTCGGATACTGCAGAAAGGACTCGTCGCTGCAGGCAATTTACACACACAAGTGA
- a CDS encoding polyprenyl synthetase family protein, with amino-acid sequence MVNKYLGSRLDGRPTELYKASAHLIVNGGKRLRPYLVIKSCQVLGGSPKMALAAAAAIEMIHNFTLVHDDIMDRDEMRHGVPTVHTRYGMPLAILAGDVLFSKAFQIVSVDNIRDPDTSSKLVSRLAEACVDVCEGQVLDIKMAEGKKIPQRSEYIEMVEKKTSALFEVSCAMGAICAKRSARDIENLASFGRNLGVAFQITDDYIGVLGDPEVTKKPVGNDLREGKKSLPILLAIRKADPRRRRMILKVFGNQRATKKDIQSAVDAMRELDIENDVRNEALKYAQKAKQSLSAYSGSAKTEMISLLDFVVKRSL; translated from the coding sequence ATGGTAAACAAATACCTCGGCTCAAGGCTGGACGGAAGGCCGACTGAGCTGTACAAGGCGTCCGCCCACCTGATAGTGAACGGCGGTAAGAGGCTGAGGCCGTACCTTGTCATAAAGAGCTGCCAGGTGCTCGGGGGCTCCCCAAAGATGGCCCTTGCAGCAGCTGCCGCAATAGAGATGATTCACAATTTCACGCTGGTGCACGACGATATAATGGACAGGGACGAGATGAGGCACGGGGTGCCGACGGTCCACACCAGGTACGGCATGCCGCTTGCGATACTTGCAGGCGACGTGCTGTTCTCAAAGGCGTTTCAGATAGTGTCAGTTGACAACATTCGGGATCCAGACACGTCATCAAAGCTGGTCTCAAGGCTTGCGGAGGCGTGCGTGGATGTCTGCGAGGGCCAGGTGCTCGACATAAAGATGGCCGAGGGGAAAAAGATCCCGCAGAGATCAGAGTACATAGAGATGGTCGAAAAAAAGACGTCGGCGCTATTTGAGGTGTCGTGCGCCATGGGTGCAATATGCGCAAAGAGGAGCGCAAGGGACATTGAAAATCTTGCGTCATTTGGAAGGAATCTGGGAGTTGCATTTCAGATCACGGACGACTACATCGGGGTCCTAGGCGATCCCGAGGTGACAAAAAAGCCGGTGGGCAACGACCTGCGCGAGGGCAAAAAATCGCTTCCCATCCTGCTTGCAATACGCAAGGCGGACCCGAGGAGAAGGAGGATGATCCTCAAGGTGTTTGGAAACCAGAGGGCTACAAAAAAGGACATCCAGTCAGCAGTGGACGCAATGCGTGAGCTTGACATCGAAAACGACGTAAGGAACGAGGCGCTCAAGTACGCGCAAAAGGCAAAGCAGTCGCTTTCGGCATATTCTGGCTCTGCCAAGACAGAGATGATATCGCTTCTGGATTTTGTTGTAAAGAGGAGCTTGTAA
- a CDS encoding RNA-binding protein: protein MQDLRGFSMLLKNAKNSLNKISKVLEKTHDDREILIKNTRQIINLCSESIIECHRNNITDAKKKSQAAGKLLEKYRRETDASLHRYLITPEQEYVEAVSLLAIIEGRQVPTAEALKVKEESYVLGLLDCIGEMRRNIYDKIRAGDVDDAKKIFEVMEDLYLTLYPFAYYDKIVKEARKKLDVDRILVEETRIAITEEIRRSELIRSIKSRK, encoded by the coding sequence ATGCAAGACCTGCGTGGCTTTAGCATGTTGCTGAAAAATGCCAAAAACTCGCTTAACAAAATATCAAAGGTTTTAGAAAAGACCCACGACGACAGGGAGATCCTAATTAAGAACACGCGCCAGATAATCAACCTGTGCAGCGAGTCCATCATAGAATGCCACAGAAACAACATCACGGATGCAAAAAAAAAGTCGCAGGCAGCAGGCAAGCTTTTGGAAAAGTACAGACGCGAGACGGATGCAAGCCTGCACAGATACCTCATAACTCCGGAGCAGGAATACGTCGAGGCAGTCTCTCTGCTTGCCATAATTGAGGGTAGACAGGTGCCTACAGCCGAGGCACTCAAGGTAAAAGAGGAATCGTACGTACTCGGCCTGCTTGACTGCATCGGCGAGATGAGGCGCAACATCTACGACAAGATACGGGCAGGAGATGTGGACGACGCAAAAAAGATCTTCGAGGTGATGGAGGACCTGTACCTTACACTGTACCCGTTTGCATACTATGATAAAATAGTAAAAGAGGCAAGGAAAAAGCTGGACGTAGACAGAATTCTAGTTGAGGAGACCCGAATCGCAATAACAGAGGAGATAAGGCGATCTGAGCTCATCCGGAGCATAAAGTCCAGAAAGTAG
- a CDS encoding NAD(P)H-hydrate epimerase has product MEITVKQMYQIEENGHQMGFPRQLMMENAGASMVKNIAATFGDLSTKSVLVFAGLGNNGGDALVVARHLAGHKSKVTVVLLGDPADIKTVECRTNWQILEKMKSVTISTLPQVMDAKPDIVVDGILGTGISGAIREPHATAINLINKINAFKVAVDVPSGVDPDNGQTADVFVKADMTVTFHKMKRGMPKRSDLCGVILVEKIGIPPEAETGVL; this is encoded by the coding sequence GTGGAGATCACAGTCAAGCAGATGTACCAGATAGAAGAGAACGGCCACCAGATGGGATTCCCCCGGCAGCTCATGATGGAAAACGCGGGCGCATCGATGGTAAAGAACATAGCGGCCACGTTCGGCGACCTCTCTACAAAGAGCGTGCTCGTGTTTGCGGGGCTTGGCAACAACGGAGGCGACGCACTCGTCGTTGCAAGGCACCTGGCAGGGCACAAAAGTAAGGTCACAGTCGTGCTGCTTGGCGATCCTGCCGACATCAAGACCGTCGAGTGCAGGACGAACTGGCAGATACTGGAGAAGATGAAGTCTGTCACAATATCCACATTGCCGCAGGTAATGGATGCAAAGCCTGACATTGTAGTGGACGGAATACTCGGCACCGGCATCTCTGGCGCGATACGTGAGCCGCATGCAACCGCAATCAATCTGATTAACAAAATTAACGCGTTCAAAGTGGCAGTGGATGTGCCGTCCGGAGTCGATCCCGACAACGGCCAGACTGCGGACGTGTTCGTCAAGGCGGACATGACTGTCACGTTTCACAAAATGAAGCGCGGCATGCCAAAGAGGTCCGACCTGTGCGGCGTCATACTTGTGGAAAAGATCGGAATTCCACCCGAGGCGGAGACTGGCGTGTTATGA
- a CDS encoding MEMO1 family protein has product MRNRTPAVAGMFYPKEKSQLEQLIEDCTFHKFGAGKFTTHKKVYGAVCPHAGYVYSGPVATHSFSAISGQDFELAVILGPNHWGIGCSIATMKDAVWETPLGGVEVDSDAADEINGYSKIIEIDYFSHTKDHSIEVQVPMLQEFYKKPFKILPIILNDQDYEYSLEVGSAIAKLARKRKIMIVGSSDFTHYEQNDFAHKQDMALIEPILQMDVEGFYHTLQERRVTACGYGAIASTMVACKKMGAEKGELLKYATSGDVSGDKSSVVGYASIIFT; this is encoded by the coding sequence ATGCGAAATAGAACACCGGCTGTTGCTGGCATGTTCTATCCAAAGGAAAAAAGTCAACTAGAGCAGTTAATCGAGGACTGCACGTTTCACAAATTCGGCGCAGGCAAATTCACGACTCACAAAAAGGTGTACGGGGCAGTATGCCCCCATGCAGGGTACGTCTATTCCGGCCCGGTCGCCACGCACTCGTTCTCTGCAATATCAGGCCAGGACTTTGAGCTTGCAGTGATACTTGGGCCCAACCACTGGGGAATCGGCTGCAGCATTGCCACCATGAAGGACGCAGTATGGGAGACGCCGCTTGGCGGAGTCGAGGTGGACTCGGATGCGGCAGACGAGATAAACGGGTACTCCAAGATAATCGAGATAGACTATTTCTCCCACACAAAGGACCACAGCATCGAGGTGCAGGTGCCAATGCTTCAAGAGTTTTACAAAAAACCGTTCAAGATACTCCCGATAATACTAAACGACCAGGACTATGAGTACTCGCTCGAGGTGGGCTCTGCAATCGCAAAGCTTGCCAGGAAGAGGAAGATAATGATAGTCGGGTCGTCGGACTTTACCCACTACGAGCAGAACGACTTTGCGCACAAACAAGATATGGCGCTAATTGAGCCGATACTACAGATGGACGTAGAGGGATTTTACCACACGTTGCAGGAAAGGAGGGTGACTGCGTGCGGCTACGGGGCGATTGCATCCACGATGGTTGCGTGTAAAAAAATGGGGGCAGAAAAGGGCGAGCTGCTCAAGTACGCGACAAGCGGTGATGTGTCAGGGGACAAGAGCTCAGTGGTCGGATACGCATCCATAATATTCACTTGA
- a CDS encoding hydroxyacylglutathione hydrolase family protein gives MIVHQVPVGNMQNFTYVVEDEDTSEALLIDPSWDLDEINRIIEKNGLKIKYIVNTHHHFDHTIGNDAMAKQTGAKIVQYKTSEIKHDVDVSEGDKIKFGNSELAVIHTPGHSKDSMCLVGDGKIFSGDTLFVGTCGRVDLPGGDARELYNSLVNVLRKMDDSLVMYPGHNYGPTPTSTLGAQKKMNFVMQPRSEQEFLEIMGIA, from the coding sequence ATGATAGTGCACCAAGTTCCCGTCGGCAACATGCAGAACTTTACGTATGTTGTGGAGGACGAGGACACAAGCGAGGCGCTGCTAATCGACCCGTCGTGGGACCTCGACGAGATAAACCGGATCATAGAAAAAAACGGGCTGAAGATAAAATACATCGTAAACACACATCACCATTTTGATCACACAATAGGAAACGACGCCATGGCAAAGCAGACCGGCGCAAAGATCGTCCAGTACAAGACGTCTGAGATAAAGCACGACGTCGACGTATCGGAAGGAGACAAGATAAAGTTCGGAAACTCGGAGCTTGCAGTGATTCACACGCCGGGACATTCCAAGGACAGCATGTGCCTTGTGGGGGACGGCAAGATATTTTCCGGCGACACACTTTTTGTGGGCACGTGCGGGCGGGTCGACCTGCCAGGAGGGGACGCACGCGAGCTGTACAACAGCCTAGTCAACGTGCTTCGAAAGATGGACGACAGCCTCGTGATGTACCCTGGCCACAACTACGGCCCCACTCCGACATCCACACTTGGAGCTCAAAAAAAGATGAACTTTGTAATGCAGCCGCGCAGCGAGCAAGAGTTTCTGGAAATAATGGGAATTGCATAA
- the mvk gene encoding mevalonate kinase, with protein sequence MKSIASAPGKIILFGEHFIVYGGRAILCSIDRHITVESELTDTGKIEIRSDLGQATILRDDPMDRVDQVLRPIAFVAQRMLREFNSGSGMRIVVTAGFPAGVGLGSSSACCVAAAGSISGLFTQYTKEEILKIAIDAERTIFENTSGADCSVCTFGGIIEYHRHGEINRIDADAMLQFVVANSKMVHSTSEVVSRVRRYKENNPAIFSLLCRQEESLIEDALDAIRQNDLRGVGQKMSQNQKFLEQIGVSNETLDSMVSLASRTAYGSKITGAGDGGCTISLVDEANIGSTVMALGANYECFATKIDTVGLRQKKE encoded by the coding sequence TTGAAGTCGATAGCGTCAGCCCCGGGAAAGATAATACTTTTTGGCGAGCACTTTATCGTGTACGGCGGAAGGGCAATCCTGTGCTCAATTGACAGGCACATCACAGTAGAATCGGAGCTGACCGACACTGGCAAGATAGAGATAAGATCGGACCTCGGGCAGGCGACCATACTCAGAGACGATCCGATGGATAGAGTGGACCAGGTGCTAAGGCCGATTGCGTTTGTTGCGCAAAGGATGCTCAGGGAGTTCAACTCCGGTTCCGGGATGCGCATAGTTGTGACTGCCGGGTTTCCGGCAGGTGTGGGCCTTGGGTCGTCTTCTGCATGCTGCGTCGCAGCTGCCGGCTCCATCAGCGGCCTGTTCACACAATACACAAAAGAAGAGATCCTAAAGATTGCAATCGACGCAGAAAGGACGATCTTTGAGAACACGTCGGGTGCGGACTGCAGCGTCTGCACGTTTGGCGGGATAATAGAGTACCACAGGCACGGCGAGATAAACAGGATAGACGCAGACGCGATGCTCCAGTTCGTTGTGGCAAACTCAAAGATGGTACATTCTACAAGCGAGGTGGTGTCCAGGGTGAGAAGGTACAAGGAGAACAACCCGGCAATCTTTTCTCTTCTGTGTAGGCAGGAGGAGTCGCTAATCGAGGACGCACTTGATGCGATACGACAAAACGACCTAAGGGGAGTGGGTCAGAAGATGTCTCAGAACCAAAAGTTCCTAGAGCAGATAGGAGTGTCAAATGAGACGCTTGATTCCATGGTGTCGCTTGCAAGCCGTACTGCGTACGGCTCAAAGATAACTGGTGCAGGCGACGGAGGCTGCACGATATCGCTTGTGGATGAGGCAAACATCGGAAGCACTGTCATGGCGCTTGGCGCAAACTACGAGTGCTTTGCGACAAAGATAGACACGGTGGGACTGCGGCAGAAAAAAGAGTGA